The Candidatus Neomarinimicrobiota bacterium nucleotide sequence GATGCGCCCACGGCAGGCTATCCCGCCAAACCGAATCCGCGTACTCATAACCGTCGTGATTTCCGGGTATGATAACGCAATGAATCTTACTCTTTTTCAACCGGTTTATTTGCGCTCTAAACAGTTCCAGATCATCGTTTGGGGGGACGTGACTGTCGAATATGTCTCCTGATATAATGACAGCATCAATCTTATTCTTGTTTGAAAGGGCAAACTCGACGGCGCGGCTGAAAGAGTCTGACAAATCCTTTCGCCGGGTTTTCCCTTTGCTGCCGAGCCAATTGAACTTTGCTCCCAAATGGAGGTCGGCAAGATGTAATAATCGTATCATAAATTAGATGGTCCCGTCGTGCTGTAAATTTAACTAAGGGTCATACAAAGGCAAGACTTTAAGGTGAGATTTATCAGTAACACTATTGTCATTCAGGAAACGCAGTGACTAAAGATTAACTTCGTCCGAGTCAGGGCTTGCCCTGACCGCACATCTTTTTCGTCATTCAGAGGAGCGAACCCCGCCATCGGCGAGGGATGCGACGAAGGAATCTCAGAAATTACCTCAGTGGACAGACTTGAGATTCTTTCGCTACCAGCCTGACATCAGTCGGGCAGGCGCTCAGAATGACGTGCTTCTTTTAATAAACGGTCAGGGCACTCACGTTGGTGGAGGATAAAATGTTTTTTTTGGAGTGCATTGACTGTGTCAATGCGGCATCAACACAGTTGATGTACTCCGATAAAACGCATAGCTCAGGCGGATAAATCCTGACTCGCATAGAAATTCTTCACAGGTCAACTCAGTAAAACTTATCTATTTTCTCTAACCGGTAAATGTCCTGATTGTTATTCCGGAAAGCGGTGAACAGCAGTTCGTTTTTCGTTGGATGAAAGGCGGCGTAGTCTTCATCCGAAGGATGACTCGTCATTTGAATTGTGAAAGAGTCCGAAACTCTCAAAAGCCATAAATCATCATTTCCTGCTCTGTCAGAAGTAAACGCAATATAATTTCCATCGGGAGACCAAACGGGATTTTTCTCGGCCGAGCTCCAATCAACAAGTTTCAGAGGCTCTCCGCTGCCAACATCTTTCACCCACAGGTCGAAGCTGCCGTCAATATCTGAATGAAAAACCACCCGGCTGTTATCGGGAGAGATTGACGGATGACCGTCGGAGCCCTCTCGAAATAACAATGGCGACGCCTGGAGATCTTCTATCCTGAGATTCCAAATGTCGGTTACTCCATCTTTTTCACGTTCATAAAATATAAATTCTCCGTTGTTGCTTCCCGTAGGGAAAAACGCCTCGGCAGTTGAGTCTTCAGTCAGCACCGTCAGCTCGTCAGTATCAAGGTTCAGCAGGCGAAGCTGAAACGAGCCTGAATCGTTAGAGGCGTATAGGACACTGTTCATCGCAGACCAATATGACGGCATTATATCAGATTTCGGATTGTTGGAGAGATTCAGCGCATTGCTTGCAAACGTATCAATCAGAGCGCTATTGTCTATGGAAAAAAGTTCCATATTTCCGTTCCGCAGACTTTGCACAATAACTCTAAGCGAGTCCGAAGTGTAGGTCGGCACCGTATTGAACAATTCCGTATTCCCTTTATTACTCGTAATTCTTTTTATGGTCAGCATATCGACTTTGAACAGCAGACTGTCAGTGTAAAAAGATTCATCATTCCACCACGATACGATAAGTGAGTAAAAAGTTCCGTCTTTGAAAAGAGTGGAATCAGAAAAATTTAACGGAAGAGTCTCGACCTTCCCCTGTAGGGTCGTATCCAAAACGCCGGCTATCTGATAGTTGGTCATATCCACCGACGAATTAGAATTTATATTCAGACGAATGCTCACCTCGCCGGAGACATTGAAGCCGTGAGCGGGATAAATTATCTCTAAAAACTCTTCGGTTTCTCCGTTGCCCAACAACCCGTCATCCGAACAACCGGTAAACAAGAAAAAAACCGCAAAAAGCGGGAGCATTGAAATGCAGCTGTTTAGTCTATTTTTATTCATAATTTTTGAGCGGCTGACGAGGGTCGAACTCGCGACATCCAGCTTGGGAAGCTGACGCTCTACCAACTGAGCTACAGCCGCAATCATTAAAAGCTGACAATTGAAATATATATGCGGAGAGGTAGAAACCAAATAGTTATCGAAAATAATCGTACTTTTGAATAGTTATGAACAAGTTAAGAACATATTATCCACACAAAATGATGTAAAATGTTAACAAATACCACTATATATAGTATTTTTTTCTTGACTGCGTTCTTCGGCTTTTATATATTGATTTTCCGGTGGGCAGGCGTATAACGCCGCATATATATTAAAAAAGAATAGTTAAGAAGTAAAAAGAATTTAACAGAGTCCGTCTCTGTTATCACCTCAAGTAAGAAGGAAGCGAGAATGAACTCAAATATCCCTATTGAATTTCAAGAACCAACGAAAAATGAAACACCCGTCAAACAGGCGAAAGCATCTTCACAAACAGCGCCGGCGGATGTTTCAAAGGGATTAGAAAAAGAGAGCCTGCCTCTTAAATCCAGGGAAACAAAAAATAAATATCTCCTGACCGAGAGCGAACTGCAGCTGTTAAAAGAAAAGTATTATTCCGGCGAAGATGGCGGTTCCAAGCTCGCCGAGGCGATGGAAACAAAAGCGTACTATCCCGAAAACGATCTTGCCGCTGACGTCTTGGTGAAAAAATATCTTGCTCCAAACGAAAAAGGACCGCTGCATTTATGGCACAGAGTCGCAAAGTCTGTCGCTTCGGTTGAGGATAACAAGCAGGAATGGTATGAAAAATTCTTCTCGATCTTAAAAGACTTCAAATTTATTCCCGGCGGCAGAGTTATGCACGCCGCAGGACGGGAAGACGCGCGCCGGCGACCGACTCTCTCCAACTGCTATGTAATTCCTATAAAGGAAGACAGCTTAGAAGGCATTTATCAATGTTTATTTGATTCGGCAATGGTTTACCGCACAGGAGGCGGTGTTGGAACAGACCTTTCGTCCCTACGTCCACAAGGCGCAATAGTCAATGCCACAGTGGATTCTTCTCCGGGTATCACCGCATTTATGAATTTGTTCAGCGAGTCCACAAATACGGTTTCTCAAGCAGGAAGACGCGGAGCGCTTATGCTTACGCTCCGTGTTGATCATCCTGACATAGAAAATTTCATCACAATTAAAAATGACAAGTCTCGCAATATCGTGCAGCACGCGAACATTAGTGTCCTTATCACCAACGAATTTATGGATGCTGTTTCAGCCGACGAAAAGTTCGAGCTGAGGTGGGGCGGAAAGGTTTACCGGACAGTCCGGGCAAAGGAATTGTGGGATAAAATTATAAATAACGCACACGCTTCCGCGGAACCGGGAATCATATTCTGGGATACGATGCGTGAGTATCATAATAACGAATACATCACTCCTCTTTCGAGCACCAACCCGTGCGGCGAGCAGCCTCTGCCGGAATTCACCGCCTGCAATCTCGGTAATATCAACCTTCTGGCATTAGTGGATGAAAACGGTGAATTCGATTACAATGAGCTGAGAGAGATAACGGCGATTTCCACACGCTTTCTCGATAATGTCATCACATATAATTATCCGAACCACGCTCTCGAAGAAATAAAAACCGCCGTTGGAAATGATAGGCGTGTAGGTTTGGGGATCACCGCATTGGGTGATACATTTGTGAAAATGGGTATCAAGTACGACACGGAAGAAGCGTTGGACACGGTTGATAAAATTATGAAAGTCATACGCGACACCGCTTATCTCGAGTCCATAAATCTTGCCGAGGAAAAGGGAGCGTATCCGCAATTTGATTGGGAAGGATATTCAAAAAGTAAATTCGTGAAAGCTCTCCCCCGTTCTATCAAAAGTAAAATCAAGGAAAGCGGTATCCGCAATTGCACTCTCATAACCGTTCCCCCCGTCGGCACAGGCTCAATCGTAGCCGAAACGAGTTCGGGCGTGGAACCCATCTATCAGATCAGCTACGAGCGCAGAGTTAAGAATCAGGACGGTCATTCTTTCAGCACATACAAGGTCTTTCATCCGCTCATAAAACAACTGTTTGATACGGACGAAAATCTGCCTGATTGGGTAGTAACTGCATACGATATTGATCCGTTTTTCAGAGTGAAGATGCAGGGGCAAATTCAAAAATACACCGACAGCAGCATTTCTTCAACCGTCAATCTTCCCGAGGACACCCCCGTGGAAACTATAAGCGACATTTATATATCTGCGTATAAAACAGGCTTAAAAGGAATAACAGTTTATCGGGAAGGCAGCCGCGAAGGAATATTAATTACCGAAAAAGAGAAAAAGACTGAAGCCGTAAAAAATGAAATGAAACTAAATCCGCGCTACCGTCCGATGCTTACCTCCGGTGTGACACAAAGAGTAAGAACAGGCGAAGGAAACCTCTACATCACTATAAATGAAGATGATAGAGGGATTTGCGAAGTCTTTACTACTATTGGCAAAGCAGGCGGGAATGCTCAGGCGCAATCGGAAGCCGTCAGCAGGCTCATATCTCTCGCCCTTCGTTCGGGTCTAAATCCGCACGAAGTCGTAAAACAGCTAAAGGGAATAAGCGGGCCTTCTCCTGTCTGGCAGGACGGAGATGTAATTCTCTCTACGCCGGATGCAATCGGTAAAGCTCTGGAGAAATACTTAGCCGATCGGTCCCCTAAAAATAAACAGAACGAAGAATCTTCCGGATTCACTTTTTTGGAAGGAACTGCCGAGACATTAGAAACAACAGAAACAAGAGTGAAAAGCTATACCCTTTGCATCGAGTGCGGCTCCACAATGACACATGAAAACGGCTGTATTGTCTGTAAGCATTGCGGCTATTCCAAGTGTTCATGAAACACCGCTGCTGAAGTGATTTCCACACAGGCTATTCAAAGCAGCGCGCTTGGCGACGACCTTTCGATTTCTCATACGAATAAGCTCAATCTGGAAACTCAAGAACAGCTTGA carries:
- a CDS encoding PD40 domain-containing protein yields the protein MNKNRLNSCISMLPLFAVFFLFTGCSDDGLLGNGETEEFLEIIYPAHGFNVSGEVSIRLNINSNSSVDMTNYQIAGVLDTTLQGKVETLPLNFSDSTLFKDGTFYSLIVSWWNDESFYTDSLLFKVDMLTIKRITSNKGNTELFNTVPTYTSDSLRVIVQSLRNGNMELFSIDNSALIDTFASNALNLSNNPKSDIMPSYWSAMNSVLYASNDSGSFQLRLLNLDTDELTVLTEDSTAEAFFPTGSNNGEFIFYEREKDGVTDIWNLRIEDLQASPLLFREGSDGHPSISPDNSRVVFHSDIDGSFDLWVKDVGSGEPLKLVDWSSAEKNPVWSPDGNYIAFTSDRAGNDDLWLLRVSDSFTIQMTSHPSDEDYAAFHPTKNELLFTAFRNNNQDIYRLEKIDKFY
- a CDS encoding adenosylcobalamin-dependent ribonucleoside-diphosphate reductase, encoding MNSNIPIEFQEPTKNETPVKQAKASSQTAPADVSKGLEKESLPLKSRETKNKYLLTESELQLLKEKYYSGEDGGSKLAEAMETKAYYPENDLAADVLVKKYLAPNEKGPLHLWHRVAKSVASVEDNKQEWYEKFFSILKDFKFIPGGRVMHAAGREDARRRPTLSNCYVIPIKEDSLEGIYQCLFDSAMVYRTGGGVGTDLSSLRPQGAIVNATVDSSPGITAFMNLFSESTNTVSQAGRRGALMLTLRVDHPDIENFITIKNDKSRNIVQHANISVLITNEFMDAVSADEKFELRWGGKVYRTVRAKELWDKIINNAHASAEPGIIFWDTMREYHNNEYITPLSSTNPCGEQPLPEFTACNLGNINLLALVDENGEFDYNELREITAISTRFLDNVITYNYPNHALEEIKTAVGNDRRVGLGITALGDTFVKMGIKYDTEEALDTVDKIMKVIRDTAYLESINLAEEKGAYPQFDWEGYSKSKFVKALPRSIKSKIKESGIRNCTLITVPPVGTGSIVAETSSGVEPIYQISYERRVKNQDGHSFSTYKVFHPLIKQLFDTDENLPDWVVTAYDIDPFFRVKMQGQIQKYTDSSISSTVNLPEDTPVETISDIYISAYKTGLKGITVYREGSREGILITEKEKKTEAVKNEMKLNPRYRPMLTSGVTQRVRTGEGNLYITINEDDRGICEVFTTIGKAGGNAQAQSEAVSRLISLALRSGLNPHEVVKQLKGISGPSPVWQDGDVILSTPDAIGKALEKYLADRSPKNKQNEESSGFTFLEGTAETLETTETRVKSYTLCIECGSTMTHENGCIVCKHCGYSKCS